From the Alkalibacter rhizosphaerae genome, one window contains:
- a CDS encoding methionine gamma-lyase family protein produces the protein MIKELDMKRFGIDEEIVTFCSKAEKALERLWEEIKDTTSYNQFKVIDAMRKNRLSDRHFAVSTGYGYNDEGRDILERIFADIMGAEDALVRPQIISGTHAIALCLYGVLRPGDKLLAITGSPYDTVATFIGMNKNESVEGGTLREFGVEYEQIDLEGDGIQVDKVLEAMDEKTKMVYLQRSTGYGWRKAVTITELESVIGAIKDKDPNVVIMVDNCYGEFIERKEPTEVGADLMAGSLIKNPGGGIAPMGGYVAGRADLVYLAACRLAAPGIARETGATMGINRIYLQGLFLAPTVVSQALKTAILAAKVFSELGYDVCPKHDDSRSDIIQAIRFGTPEKVELFCQAIQGAAPVDSYVVPQPWEMPGYHEKVIMAAGAFVQGSSIELSADAPMREPFIGYLQGGLTHEHGKFGIYSVLQLFKEKGILRMPT, from the coding sequence ATGATAAAAGAACTGGATATGAAGCGCTTTGGCATCGATGAGGAGATCGTGACCTTTTGCAGCAAGGCGGAGAAGGCTTTAGAGCGGTTGTGGGAAGAAATCAAGGATACTACGTCATACAATCAATTCAAAGTCATCGACGCCATGAGAAAGAACCGCTTGAGCGACCGACATTTTGCCGTTTCCACTGGTTATGGATACAATGATGAAGGCAGAGATATTCTGGAAAGGATTTTTGCAGACATCATGGGAGCAGAGGATGCTCTGGTCCGTCCTCAAATCATTTCCGGCACCCATGCCATCGCACTTTGTCTATATGGCGTATTGCGTCCTGGAGACAAACTGCTGGCAATCACCGGTTCACCTTACGATACGGTAGCCACTTTTATTGGCATGAACAAAAACGAATCCGTGGAAGGTGGTACTCTTCGAGAATTTGGTGTCGAATACGAGCAAATCGATTTGGAAGGGGACGGCATCCAAGTGGATAAAGTCCTGGAAGCCATGGATGAAAAAACAAAAATGGTCTATCTGCAACGATCCACAGGGTATGGTTGGAGAAAAGCAGTCACCATTACGGAGTTGGAAAGTGTCATAGGAGCCATCAAAGATAAAGACCCTAATGTGGTGATCATGGTAGACAACTGTTATGGAGAGTTTATCGAGAGAAAAGAACCCACGGAAGTGGGAGCGGATCTGATGGCGGGTTCCCTGATCAAAAATCCGGGTGGCGGCATCGCACCCATGGGTGGCTATGTGGCCGGTCGAGCGGATTTGGTGTACTTGGCGGCATGCCGCCTTGCCGCACCAGGGATCGCACGGGAGACGGGAGCGACCATGGGCATCAACCGAATATATCTGCAAGGTCTCTTCCTTGCGCCAACAGTTGTTTCTCAAGCCCTCAAGACCGCCATATTGGCGGCAAAAGTATTTTCCGAGTTGGGCTATGATGTATGTCCGAAACACGATGATTCTCGCAGTGACATCATTCAAGCCATTCGATTTGGCACTCCAGAGAAAGTGGAGCTATTTTGTCAAGCCATTCAAGGGGCGGCACCCGTAGATTCCTATGTTGTTCCCCAGCCATGGGAAATGCCAGGTTATCATGAAAAAGTCATAATGGCGGCAGGTGCTTTTGTTCAAGGGTCTTCCATCGAATTGAGCGCAGATGCCCCCATGAGGGAACCATTTATTGGATACCTGCAGGGTGGGTTGACCCATGAACATGGAAAGTTTGGCATCTACAGTGTGCTGCAATTGTTCAAAGAAAAAGGCATCCTTCGGATGCCTACATGA